The following proteins come from a genomic window of Bos mutus isolate GX-2022 chromosome 21, NWIPB_WYAK_1.1, whole genome shotgun sequence:
- the TUNAR gene encoding protein TUNAR isoform X2 produces the protein MRCSVSLVRKIKTFATKMVITSGNDEDRGGQEKESKEESVLAMLGIIGTILNLIVIIFVYIYTTL, from the coding sequence GTTAGTCTGGTGAGGAAGATAAAGACATTTGCCACCAAGATGGTAATCACGAGTGGAAATGACGAAGACAGAGGAGGCCAGGAAAAAGAGAGTAAAGAAGAGAGTGTCTTGGCGATGCTGGGGATTATTGGGACCATTCTGAACCTGATCGTCATCATATTTGTATACATCTACACCACTCTGTGA
- the TUNAR gene encoding protein TUNAR isoform X1 has product MVITSGNDEDRGGQEKESKEESVLAMLGIIGTILNLIVIIFVYIYTTL; this is encoded by the coding sequence ATGGTAATCACGAGTGGAAATGACGAAGACAGAGGAGGCCAGGAAAAAGAGAGTAAAGAAGAGAGTGTCTTGGCGATGCTGGGGATTATTGGGACCATTCTGAACCTGATCGTCATCATATTTGTATACATCTACACCACTCTGTGA